Proteins from one Coffea arabica cultivar ET-39 chromosome 8c, Coffea Arabica ET-39 HiFi, whole genome shotgun sequence genomic window:
- the LOC113705402 gene encoding probable sodium/metabolite cotransporter BASS5, chloroplastic, with amino-acid sequence MSSSGQLLPQQHQHFQQSQILLQSSPSPSFLGKHKIPLRIFPETHKFPHHLSGGRLRGFSLNFHPVSACGNSRWFAPLRSAGEKLSGSLEPDESSNYSKEAAEILKPKKASFLTILQGANSVLPHVVIASTVLALVYPPSFTWFTNRYYAPALGFLMFAVGLNSSEKDFIEAFNRPAAIFAGYVGQFVVKPLLGYLFGTISMTIFGLPTPLAAGIMLTSCVSGAQLSNYATFLTDPAMAPLSIVMTSLSTATAVFVTPLLSLLLIGKRLPVDVKGMVSNILQIVVAPIAAGLLLNRIFPRISNAIRPFLPPLSVFVTALCVGAPLAINIRSVLSPSGLSVLFLVIAFHLAAFVSGYTLTGLLFHNTPDVKALQRTLSYETGMQSSLLALALANRFFQDPLVGVPPAISVVIMSLMGFSLVMLWSKKSEAIA; translated from the exons ATGAGTTCAAGTGGTCAACTCCTTCCTCAGCAGCATCAGCACTTCCAGCAGTCTCAGATCCTCCTTCAATCATCCCCTTCCCCGTCTTTCCTCGGAAAACACAAAATCCCACTACGTATTTTTCCAGAAACTCACAAATTTCCCCACCATTTGTCAG GAGGGAGACTTCGGGGGTTTTCACTTAATTTTCATCCCGTCTCAGCAT GTGGGAATTCGAGATGGTTTGCGCCGCTCAGAAGTGCTGGTGAGAAGTTATCGGGTTCACTGGAGCCTGATGAATCTTCTAATTACTCAAAAGAAGCGGCTGAG ATTCTTAAGCCAAAGAAGGCGTCCTTCTTGACAATATTACAGGGGGCCAACTCCGTTCTGCCTCATGTGGTCATTGCTAGTACTGTTCTGGCTCTTGTTTATCCACCTTCTTTTACATGGTTCACAAACAG GTACTATGCCCCAGCACTAGGTTTTCTGATGTTTGCAGTTGGTCTAAATTCTAGTGAAAAAGATTTTATCGAAGCATTCAACAGACCAGCAGCCATTTTTGCTGGGTACGTCGGCCAATTTGTTGTAAAGCCCCTTTTGGGGTATCTCTTTGGCACGATTTCTATGACTATATTTGGTCTTCCTACTCCTTTAG CTGCGGGGATTATGCTGACTTCTTGCGTTAGTGGGGCACAGCTTTCGAATTATGCAACTTTCCTGACAGATCCAGCAATGGCTCCTCTAAGCATTGTGATGACATCATTATCTACTGCTACTGCAGTCTTTGTCACCCCATTGTTGTCATTGTTACTCATTGGAAAAAGGTTGCCAGTTGATGTAAAAGGAATGGTTTCCAACATTCTGCAGATTGTAGTTGCTCCCATTGCTGCTGGATTGCTTCTGAATAG AATCTTTCCCCGGATTTCAAATGCTATTCGTCCATTTTTGCCGCCTCTATCAGTATTCGTGACTGCCCTCTGTGTTGGAGCTCCATTGGCGATCAACATAAGATCTGTTTTGTCGCCATCAGGATTGTCAGTGCTTTTTCTTGTGATTGCATTCCATTTGGCGGCATTTGTTTCTGGTTATACCCTCACTGGCCTTTTATTCCACAACACACCTGATGTAAAAGCTTTGCAAAGAACCCTATCCTATGAAACAG GCATGCAAAGTAGTCTTCTGGCTCTTGCACTTGCAAATAGGTTCTTTCAAGACCCTCTTGTTGGTGTTCCTCCAGCTATATCT GTCGTAATAATGTCTTTAATGGGTTTCTCACTTGTAATGCTCTGGTCTAAGAAGAGCGAAGCTATTGCCTGA